GGGCGAGTTCGTTGGCCGACATCTGCTCGAAGGGCAGGTTGACGAGGGCTGTGACGCGCGCCGTCAGGTGGCGGTAGCTCTGCAGGAAGGCCGCCCGCTGGGCCGCGGCCGGGCCGCCAGCGGCGGCCGGATCGTCGAGCCCCCAATGCACCTGCAGCGGCGCCCCCGGAAAGATCGGGCATGGACCTTCGGCCGCGCCGTCGCAGACGGTGACGACGAGGTCGAGCGGCAAGGTCTGGGGCCCCAGGAACGCGTCCCATGATTTCGAGTACATCGCGGTGACGTCGTAGCCGAGTTCCTGCAACAGCCCCAGCGCGGCCGGGTGAGGCGCCTCCTGCGGGCGGCTGCCGGCGGAGAAGGCCTCGATCCGTCCGAGGCCCTCCCGGTTCAGGACCGCTTCGGCCATGACGGAGCGCGCCGAGTTGCCCGTGCAGACGACGAGCACGCGCCAAGGGCGCTGGCTGTCGACCCGGTCCCGCCGTGCCGGAATCGCTGCCGCCCCGGACGGGTCTCGCGTGCCGCAGGCATCCGTCAGGAAGGCGAGCAGCGCCTCGGCCCGACCGGCCTGGGCGGCAAAGATGATGTGGCGCCCCTCGCGCCGGGAGGCCAGCAGCCCGACCTGCTCCAGCGCCGCGAGATGGGACGACAAGGTGTTGTGCGCGACGGCGAGCAGACGGCCGATGTCGCCCGCGGCCAGCCCATGCGGGCGGTAGCGCATCAGGAGCCGGAC
This portion of the Bosea sp. OAE506 genome encodes:
- a CDS encoding helix-turn-helix domain-containing protein, encoding MRPAQTDRLESTEAVALLGALAQPTRLEIVRLLMRYRPHGLAAGDIGRLLAVAHNTLSSHLAALEQVGLLASRREGRHIIFAAQAGRAEALLAFLTDACGTRDPSGAAAIPARRDRVDSQRPWRVLVVCTGNSARSVMAEAVLNREGLGRIEAFSAGSRPQEAPHPAALGLLQELGYDVTAMYSKSWDAFLGPQTLPLDLVVTVCDGAAEGPCPIFPGAPLQVHWGLDDPAAAGGPAAAQRAAFLQSYRHLTARVTALVNLPFEQMSANELAPLLAAIGRMDGATPLSLERAA